The Stenotrophomonas sp. ZAC14D1_NAIMI4_1 DNA segment TGGCACCGTAGACCAGCCGCGCGACGCGCGCGTGCACGATGGCCATCGCGCACATCGCACACGGCTCCAGGGTCACGTACAGGGTGCTGCCGATCAACCGGTGGTTGGCCAGTGCCCGCCCACCTTCGCGCATGGCCACGATCTCGGCGTGTGCACTGGGGTCATGGGAGGCGATGTTGAGGTTCCAGCCCTCGCCCAGCAGCGCACCATCGGCGCCCACCAGCACCGCCCCCACCGGAATTTCGTCGAATTCGTGCTGCGCGCGCTCGGCCAGGGCCAGTGCGTGGCGCATCCAGTGTTCATCGGCATCGTGCACAGGCACGCCC contains these protein-coding regions:
- the tadA gene encoding tRNA adenosine(34) deaminase TadA; this translates as MVDTPLGVPVHDADEHWMRHALALAERAQHEFDEIPVGAVLVGADGALLGEGWNLNIASHDPSAHAEIVAMREGGRALANHRLIGSTLYVTLEPCAMCAMAIVHARVARLVYGASDPKTGACGSVFNLLGDGRHNHRVEIHGGVLAKEASLRLTNYFRAKRGKPPLLLEDHAGEG